A genomic region of Magnolia sinica isolate HGM2019 chromosome 6, MsV1, whole genome shotgun sequence contains the following coding sequences:
- the LOC131249665 gene encoding putative receptor protein kinase ZmPK1, giving the protein MHHPQPLQSFYIFFFFTYAALPSLSSSIQSLSRGSSISVERPDNVLVSPDGTFSAGFHRIGDNAYFFAIWFNQSTIFTPVWMANRDHPVNGRRSAFSLQGDGNLILTDGGRSTIWTTNTASTSLVQLRLENTGNLVLQNYEENGTLWQSFDFPTDTLLPQQPLTKNSKLISSRSQTNYSSGFYSLYFDNDNILRLLYNGPSISSVYWPDPGFVSWEVQRTTYNNSRIAIFDPFGQFHSSDDLKFISSDFGLGPKRRLTMDFDGNVRLYSLNDKKGSWAVSWLAIRRSCTIHGLCGPNGICVHTPERRCTCPPGFKVKDPADWSQGCEPTFDLSCDAKASSYISVPNVDFYGYDINYTEKLTLEACKYLCLQLCSCKAFMYHMDGLGRCYPKTLLLNGFQELSFSGTMYIKVPKNRTISKEYFTDGIKLNCPLKAHVELPRAYETKQENAFIKYLLLFVSAAGGAELVCILIGWWFMFMNNNDSNAIEQGYLVAATGFKKFSYAELKKATGNFSEEIGRGGAGVVYKGVLSDQRVVAIKRLEGINQGEAEFLAEVSTIGRINHMNLIQMWGFCAEGKHRLLVYEYIEHGSLDDNLFSNSLDWEKRFEIAIGTAKGLGYLHEECLEWVLHCDIKPQNILLDSDYMPKVADFGLSKLLDRRGLDRSSFSTVRGTRGYMAPEWILNLPITSKVDVYSYGIVVLEMVTGKRPTGFHVINGGEGDGRLVPWVRDVMNGRAISKQRRIEEIMDPRIDSGYDLVKMELLVRVALQCVEEERDARPTMSQVAEMLLGHENNQEGL; this is encoded by the coding sequence CCATTTTCACACCCGTTTGGATGGCTAATCGTGACCATCCGGTTAATGGAAGACGGTCTGCTTTTTCTCTACAGGGAGATGGAAATCTCATCTTAACAGATGGCGGGCGGTCTACCATTTGGACCACAAACACTGCGTCGACTTCCTTGGTGCAATTACGCCTCGAGAACACAGGAAATCTCGTCCTACAAAACTATGAAGAAAATGGTACGCTCTGGCAAAGCTTTGATTTCCCAACGGATACTCTCCTTCCTCAACAACCACTCACCAAGAACTCCAAGCTTATTTCGTCTAGAAGCCAAACTAACTACTCTTCTGGTTTTTACTCTCTCTACTTCGATAATGACAACATTCTACGCCTACTATACAACGGTCCCAGTATATCAAGCGTGTATTGGCCAGACCCTGGGTTCGTTAGCTGGGAAGTTCAACGAACGACCTACAACAATAGTAGAATTGCTATCTTCGATCCTTTCGGCCAATTCCATTCCTCTGATGACTTGAAATTCATTAGTTCGGATTTTGGGTTGGGTCCCAAAAGAAGGCTAACCATGGATTTCGATGGGAATGTTCGGCTCTACAGCTTAAATGATAAGAAAGGGAGTTGGGCAGTTTCATGGCTAGCCATCAGAAGATCATGCACCATCCATGGCCTATGCGGGCCTAACGGGATCTGTGTCCACACACCTGAAAGGAGATGCACATGTCCACCTGGATTCAAGGTGAAAGACCCCGCTGACTGGTCGCAGGGttgtgagcccacctttgatctctcCTGCGACGCTAAAGCTTCATCATATATCAGTGTCCCTAACGTCGATTTCTATGGCTATGATATCAACTACACTGAGAAATTAACGCTGGAAGCTTGCAAGTACTTATGCTTGCAGTTGTGTTCTTGTAAAGCTTTCATGTACCACATGGACGGGCTAGGCCGGTGTTACCCGAAGACGTTGTTGCTCAATGGCTTCCAGGAGTTGTCTTTCTCAGGGACCATGTACATCAAAGTGCCGAAAAACAGGACCATCTCCAAAGAATACTTCACAGATGGAATCAAATTGAACTGTCCACTGAAAGCCCATGTCGAATTGCCCAGAGCATACGAAACAAAGCAAGAGAATGCCTTTATTAAATACCTCTTGTTGTTTGTCTCTGCAGCCGGTGGAGCCGAGCTAGTCTGCATACTCATAGGGTGGTGGTTCATGTTCATGAATAACAATGACTCAAATGCCATTGAACAAGGGTACCTCGTCGCCGCGACTGGATTCAAGAAATTCAGTTATGCTGAACTAAAGAAGGCCACCGGGAATTTCAGTGAAGAGATAGGAAGAGGAGGAGCGGGAGTTGTATACAAAGGAGTGTTGTCGGATCAACGGGTAGTGGCCATCAAGCGGCTGGAAGGAATCAATCAAGGGGAAGCAGAATTTCTTGCTGAGGTGAGTACTATTGGCCGGATCAATCACATGAACTTGATACAGATGTGGGGTTTTTGCGCCGAAGGGAAACACAGGCTTTTGGTGTATGAATACATAGAGCATGGATCCTTAGATGACAATCTCTTCTCCAATTCTCTTGATTGGGAGAAGCGGTTCGAGATCGCCATAGGGACTGCAAAAGGCCTAGGTTATCTGCATGAGGAGTGCCTTGAGTGGGTTCTGCATTGTGACATTAAACCGCAGAACATACTATTAGACAGTGACTACATGCCAAAGGTGGCTGATTTCGGCTTGTCTAAGTTATTGGATCGACGCGGGCTAGATAGATCGAGCTTCTCAACGGTCAGAGGAACGAGAGGCTACATGGCTCCTGAATGGATCTTGAATCTTCCAATCACGTCCAAGGTGGATGTGTACAGCTATGGGATTGTTGTGTTGGAGATGGTGACTGGAAAGAGACCGACCGGATTTCATGTCATCAATGGAGGGGAAGGAGATGGACGGTTGGTACCATGGGTGAGGGATGTGATGAATGGTAGGGCCATTTCCAAGCAACGTAGGATTGAAGAAATCATGGATCCAAGGATTGATAGTGGGTATGATTTGGTTAAGATGGAACTTCTTGTTAGAGTGGCTTTGCAATGTGTGGAGGAGGAAAGAGATGCGAGGCCCACCATGAGCCAAGTTGCAGAAATGCTCCTTGGTCATGAAAATAACCAGGAAGGACTTTAA